Part of the Sporomusa termitida genome, TCATGCATAGCATCAGTCCTTTGCTATTTCTGTATGCAGCACCCTTAGTTCCAGCAAAGCAGCCATGGGCCCCGGATCATCAAGCGGAAAATGCGGCACATCTTTATAGAGTATGGTATCACTCACGACAGCAAGAAGTTCAGGCTTGGCACCAAGCGGCTGATTGCCGGCAGCCTGACGATAAACCTCAATTTTCGGCTTGGGCTCCTGCTTATAGCCTTCAGTAATAATGATATCAACATTGTCTATGAAACCGGCTATTTGGTCAAGCGGCAGTTCCTGGTCTGTTTTCCTGATCATAGCTACTTTAGCCGGCGATACCAGGCATACGGTGTCTGCTCCCGCCTGCGTATGCCGCCAGGTATCCTTACCTGGCACATCAATCTCAAAATCATTGTGATGATGCTTAATAACCGCAACCTTATGCCCCCGGTACTTAAGCTCACCGATTAATTTCTCCAGGTATGTCGTTTTCCCGCTGTTGGACCGCCCTACCACAGATATTATCGGAATCATTACATGTCGCTCCTTTATCAACCGGACAATTATCTTTATTTTTAGAATTCTCCATATTACGTAAATTCCCTGCTTTCGCAAACGACAGAATCTTTTTTCTTTATTTTAGCAGGAATTTATTCAATAATCTTGGAAAAATAGTAACTATAATATAATCATGGAGGTGCAACCTTTGACTAACCTAACATTTCATGGCCATGCCTGTTTTTCGCTGGCCAACGGCAATACCTCATTATTGTTTGACCCGTTCTTTACCGGCAACCCACTCACCACTACCAAACCCGAAGATATTACCTGTGACTATATTCTGGTGAGCCATGGCCACGGTGATCACCTGGGCGATACTATTCAGATTGCCAAACAGACCGGGGCCGCCGTTATCGCCACCGCGGAGCTGGCCGCGCAGGTCGGAGAGCAGGATTGCGCCAATATCAGCATGCATTTGGGCGGCAAACGCAGCTTTGATTTCGGCTATGTCCGGGTTACCCCTGCCTTTCACGGCTCAGGTGTTCCCGGCGGACATGCCGCCGGCTTTATCGTAAACTTTTTTGGCAAGACCGTATATTTCGCCGGTGACACGGCCCTTTTCGGCGACATGGCCCTGCTGGGCCGTTTGGAAACAATTGATTACGCCCTGCTGCCGATTGGTGATAATTACACAATGGGACCGGATGATGCCTTCGAAGCAGTTAAGCTGCTCACCCCCCGCACCGTTATACCCATGCATTATAATACCTGGCCCATCATTGCCCAATCGCCGGCAGCCTTCAAAACCAAGGTTGAGGCCGGGTTGCGTATCCCTGTCACCATTATGGCTCCTGGTCAAAGTATTGAGCTATAAAGCGGGCCTTGGGCCGCAGCGGAAGCTGCTGTGGCCGTAATCCGGCAAAGATGTTGCCGGCCTTTTGCTAAAAAGCAAGCGGATGTGTCAATCTTGTAGAGCGACACGCCCGCTTGCTTTTATAGTTCTTTAACCATGGCAATTTCATCACAATTGGGAAATTTAGGACAGTTAATGCACTCTTTCCACATTTTATGCGGTACACTTTCTTTGGGTACTTCTTTAAAATCCAGTCTGGCAAAAAATCCAGGCTGGTAGGTTAAGGCAAACAGGGTTTTTACCCCCAGCGCCCGGGCCTCTTCTGTCAGCCTGTTAACAATTTCACGGCCGACACCGGTTTTGATCTTACCGGGATGTACTGCCAGGGCCCGGATTTCACCAAGCTCATCCCACACCAGATGCAAGGCGGCTACGCCGACAACTTTGCCGTCCTCCTCCGCCAATATAAATTCCCGCAGCCCTTCATACAGGGTATTGCGGGCCCGTGCCAGCATCAGTCCCTGCTCGGCATAGTCATTAATCAGCTTTAAAATATCTTCAACATCACTAAATTTTGCTTTACGAAAAATCATGCTTCAGCCCCCAGTACTAGTACTTCATCTTTCTTAAAGCCATAAGAATAGTTTGCGTAGATTTCTTCGCAATGCAAGGCGGAGGACGCTAACTGATTCATTAAGATCTGCTTTAATGATCCTGTATGATACGGGCCTCTTATTACTTGCACGGGCCTTGCATATCGGACATATGCAAGGTGACGACAACGCAGCAGTGCGGGAAAAAATGCGCAAACTATCCTTGGTGTTAGGGGAGATGAAGCACTATGTATCATTATACATTTAAAATAATATTTATACAACATCTTAATTATTTCCCAAGGCTGCTCGGGCATAAATCCTGGAGGGGACAGATATGACACAGCGGCTTAGCGGCCTTGCAAACCTTACGCCCATGCCAAATCAGCCAATGATGGGCATCGCTCCACTGTCCCCGGGGAATTGCCCGCATCAGCCCTTGCTCAACAGCCAGCGGTGTGTCACCGCTGGCCAGCTGCAGGCGGTTCGACACCCGGAATACATGGGTATCGACAGCAATGGCCGGAACACCGAACAGCTGGCTTAAAAGAACATTAGCCGTTTTGCGTCCAACCCCCGGCAATTGCACCAGGTCAGCAAAAATTCCCGGTACCTGGCCGCCATAGTCCCGGCATAATTTCTCACAGGTTGCCAGAATATTTTTCGCTTTACTCCGGAACAGGCCGCAATCACGGATTTCCTGTTCCAGCCCCGCCTGGCCCAGTTCCAGGATCTTTGCCGGCGTATTGTAGCGGGGAAACATCCGGGCCGTGATAATGTTGACCCTGGTGTCGGTACACTGAGCTGACAGAATAACCGCAATCATAAGCTCAAAAGGAGTCGAGTAGGTCAGCGCTGTTGTCGTGTCTTTATAAGCCTGCTCTAATCGTTCCAGCATTGTTTTCTTTATTGCTTTGGTAATGCGCATGGCCGCGCCTCCAGTTTCCTGTAATATAGTAAAGCTATTTTATCCTAATTATAATTGCAACCTCGAACTTTGTCTTTTACCCCAATCATGACTTTGGTATTCCTGGCAGAAAAAAGGCCACCATCTACGCCTGAACTCTTAGATGATGGCCTGAGTCATCATTTATTTTATAATTTTTTGTATAGCATGAGCAGCATAATCCACATCGCCGGCAGTAATGCCCCAATGGGTAATCATACGGCAGGCATAAGGCCCAATCGGTTTCACTTTTATTTGCTGCTGCAACAATGCCTCCGTAACCCAAGCCGCCTCTTTGCCTATTTTCTCAAAATCAAGCTGGACAACATTGGTTTTGACTTGTTTAACATTAACCAGCCGCTCATCAATAGCAGCCAGGGCGTTAGCCAGCCGGCAGGCGTTAGCATGATCCTCATGCAGCCGCTCGCGCATGGTTTCCAGAGCAATGATCCCGGCAGCAGCCATATGCCCGGCCTGGCGCAGGCCGCCGCCAAGCCGCTGTTTAATCCATCTGGCCTTCTCAATAAACGCCTGACTGCCAACCAGCATCGAGCCAAACGGAGCTGCCAGTCCCTTCGTCAGGCAAAACTGCAGGGCATCCACATCCTGCGCCAGTTCTTTCAAGTCACATTGCAACGCCGCAGCGGCATTAAAAATGCGCGCCCCGTCAAGATATACAGCCAGGCCATGATTACGGGCCAATTGCGCCATTTCTGCCT contains:
- the mobB gene encoding molybdopterin-guanine dinucleotide biosynthesis protein B, yielding MIPIISVVGRSNSGKTTYLEKLIGELKYRGHKVAVIKHHHNDFEIDVPGKDTWRHTQAGADTVCLVSPAKVAMIRKTDQELPLDQIAGFIDNVDIIITEGYKQEPKPKIEVYRQAAGNQPLGAKPELLAVVSDTILYKDVPHFPLDDPGPMAALLELRVLHTEIAKD
- a CDS encoding metal-dependent hydrolase is translated as MTNLTFHGHACFSLANGNTSLLFDPFFTGNPLTTTKPEDITCDYILVSHGHGDHLGDTIQIAKQTGAAVIATAELAAQVGEQDCANISMHLGGKRSFDFGYVRVTPAFHGSGVPGGHAAGFIVNFFGKTVYFAGDTALFGDMALLGRLETIDYALLPIGDNYTMGPDDAFEAVKLLTPRTVIPMHYNTWPIIAQSPAAFKTKVEAGLRIPVTIMAPGQSIEL
- a CDS encoding N-acetyltransferase — protein: MIFRKAKFSDVEDILKLINDYAEQGLMLARARNTLYEGLREFILAEEDGKVVGVAALHLVWDELGEIRALAVHPGKIKTGVGREIVNRLTEEARALGVKTLFALTYQPGFFARLDFKEVPKESVPHKMWKECINCPKFPNCDEIAMVKEL
- the nth gene encoding endonuclease III, producing the protein MRITKAIKKTMLERLEQAYKDTTTALTYSTPFELMIAVILSAQCTDTRVNIITARMFPRYNTPAKILELGQAGLEQEIRDCGLFRSKAKNILATCEKLCRDYGGQVPGIFADLVQLPGVGRKTANVLLSQLFGVPAIAVDTHVFRVSNRLQLASGDTPLAVEQGLMRAIPRGQWSDAHHWLIWHGRKVCKAAKPLCHICPLQDLCPSSLGK
- a CDS encoding GntG family PLP-dependent aldolase gives rise to the protein MWKDFRSDTVTQPTPAMRQAMMAAVVGDDTLGEDPTVKKLELLSAAMFGKEAALLTVSGTMANQIAIMALTQLGDEIIVGEEAHMYNLEVGALAALACVQARPLPSQEGRFAVSDIKKSIRPRGVQSPVSRVLCLENTYDLNRGYPLPPAYQAEMAQLARNHGLAVYLDGARIFNAAAALQCDLKELAQDVDALQFCLTKGLAAPFGSMLVGSQAFIEKARWIKQRLGGGLRQAGHMAAAGIIALETMRERLHEDHANACRLANALAAIDERLVNVKQVKTNVVQLDFEKIGKEAAWVTEALLQQQIKVKPIGPYACRMITHWGITAGDVDYAAHAIQKIIK